ACCTATttactttcctgtttttttgAAGCAGACCTCTGGTGGCTTCTTAAGATCACattgatggcttttttttttttttttttcttttccagtcatTGCATGTCTGTCTTTATTCTTTCCTCACATTTGATTGGTAGTTTGGTTGGGTATACAATTCCAATTAGAACATAATTCTCggggtgactgggtgactcagtcagtgaagcgtccgacttcagatcagatcatgatctcagagttcatgagttcatgagttcaagccctgcctcagactgtgctgacagcatggagcctgcttgggattttctccctctctttctacccctcccctgcttgctctttctctctctcaaaataaatatattttaaaaagaacataattcTCAGTTTTGAAGGCTTGCTCCTTTCGGAATATAGAAACACAGAGTCACGCGCTGTGGGGTATATGAGGAAGTCATATATAAAGCTGAGGCTGGAGTAACCATATTTAGGTTTTGTCAAAGTAGTAACAGAATAGGGGAGTATGCACAAAATGAAGGAAGTATGCAGAGATGAGAGGCCTTGCTGCCCCAGAGACATTGAGATCGTAACTCTTTTTAAGTTCTGTTGGATTTCTGGTTTCTGATTCCAGCAACAAAACTCATAAATGCCAGCTATGCttcctgttttattatttttttccttttaacctaTGGCAGCTTGAGTgggtttctgtttcttaaaactaAATGTTCTTAAGACAACCATCCATTTTATCTAAAATCCATATCTATCACAGCCTGAAGTCTCAGTGCctatatttagaaatagaacCACATTTGTGAGAGATCTCTGAATCAGAACCAAGAAGCCTAAATTCCAGACCTCTATCTGCTTCTACTGGCACTGGTCAGTGAGACAAATTGAACAATTTGCTTTACCTTCTTGTGACTCAGTCTCAGCGTCAATAAAAATTGAATGGCTTACCtcagtaagatttttaaaattaaagacaaaatgagaCCACTTTTGTATCCATGCTTTGAGGAGAGGTGGCATTTGCTGGTGGGACTGGTGGGAAATGACCGAGTCATGGGAAGGACTCTTCCCCCAAGGAGTCTCCTACCCAGGACCCGAAGTAACTACTTCTGGCTCCAGCCGCCGACCCTGCTTACTATCTCATCTGGTGGCATTTGGGAGATCAGAGCTTACCTGTGactaaaacagagaaaaagtggCCCTGAAGGCGCATATCTGGCCTCTGCCTTGTGGCACAACACTGGTAGGTCCCGCTGTCTGATGGTGTGGCATGGTTTATGGTGAACACCAACTGAGATGATCTTTCGCTGATGCCATCTTCCCTGGGATCCCGTCGAAGTCTCAGTTGCCGCAGGCTGGTCTCAGGGAAACAGCCCGAAGACCTGTCCTTGCACAAAAACACTATAGCACCCTCAGCCTCTTCTTTTGTATGCCGCAAAGTACAGATCAAGCTTAATTGCTTTCCGTCCTGGGAAAATGAGCTGAGGATGTGCAAGCAccctggaaggggaagggggaggaattAGGCCCCGGAGGCCAGGTATACATGGCCGACTAATTCATTCACAGAGAAATGTTGAGCAGACGTGGAGGCTAACAGACATTAAATACCACCCCTTAGACGAGTAGTCTACAGCCTATACCCCTATCTGAGGGAGACCTGCAATCCCAGTTATTCATTAATTCAGAAAtgacttctattttatttctactctCCAAATGGAACTTGCATAGGACCTTTACTAAAAGTACTTTTGTATACATCTAATCCTCGGTATAGCCCTAGACACATgtgttgttcccattttataaacTGAGGTACATGGGGGTTAAATGGGTTATATACTTGACACATATTGTAGTATCTGAGTCTCAAACCCGGGATTCATAAAGTTGGAAATGTGTAAGATGCTGAAAGAATCTTCGATTGAGGTCCAGATTACCAGGCTCTCAGCAACACATAGCAACACACAGGGGCAGAATGTCTAATGGGGTGGGCAATAGTATtcattttaacaaaaaagaacatgaaactGTTTTTGCCCTTTCACTAGTGTCAAGAGGCAGTAggttcttttcttccccaccagagaaaaaaatcttgggaTCCATCCCTTCTCACGAGTACGGGATTTTCCCTGATGGCTGTCTCTGCTCTGGGGATCTGGGGGTGGGCTGTCCTCACCACCAAGTCGGATGTCCACCATTGCCAGCAGAATGGCCAGGACCAGGCAGCCTCTGCCAGGTGCCATCAGGGTCCGGCACGTTGTCAGCAGCTGCAGAAACTCAAAGCAAACGTTGGCTCCAGTGATGTCCTTGGCCTCGATTTCCTGAAAGCACATGGGGATTCCTAGACAAGGCCTTCCGGGCTCCAAGACCATCTCCCTGTTCCAGGCACTAGCTTAAGTTGGCTTAAGTCAGGTGGAGGAAGGCTTGGGCATGAGGGTCCAGCTGGCTGGGAAATGAGACAGTTTATCAAGTGAGGTAtgctggagaggagagaggacaaaAGGGGTAAGACACCTATACAGGGAGACACCAAAGGCTCTATtgtcagaatatttttttctaaattaagttGGATTACTGGGTCAACGAATAtgaacgttaaaatttttttctgctgggacgcctgggtggctgagtcggttgagcgtccgacttcagctcaggtcatgatctcacggtctgtgagttcgagccctgtgtcaggctctgtgctgacagctcagagcctggagcctgctttggattctgtgtctctctctctctcttcccctcccctgctcatgctctgtctctttctctctctctgtaaaaaataaacattaaaaaaaatttctttttctgctatatATTATCAGATTGCTCTCCAAAGATATGGTTGAAATTCAGATGTTCAAGAATGTGCTTGTCAGCACTGGATACTgtcatattttttccaatttgatGAATTGGATCAATTTGAGATCTAAAAAATTagatctcactgttgttttattttgcatttccatatctAGTGAGGGTGAGGATCTCTTCCTACATTTATTGGTCAATAGTATTTCCTCTTCTATGAAttgcctgttcattttttttgcattttttt
The sequence above is drawn from the Neofelis nebulosa isolate mNeoNeb1 chromosome 2, mNeoNeb1.pri, whole genome shotgun sequence genome and encodes:
- the CD160 gene encoding CD160 antigen isoform X1 — encoded protein: MVLEPGRPCLGIPMCFQEIEAKDITGANVCFEFLQLLTTCRTLMAPGRGCLVLAILLAMVDIRLGGCLHILSSFSQDGKQLSLICTLRHTKEEAEGAIVFLCKDRSSGCFPETSLRQLRLRRDPREDGISERSSQLVFTINHATPSDSGTYQCCATRQRPDMRLQGHFFSVLVTEAGNYTVKGLKQRRHPEFTHSQGTPSSGFLQKVWVMLATSLLALQAL
- the CD160 gene encoding CD160 antigen isoform X2; its protein translation is MAPGRGCLVLAILLAMVDIRLGGCLHILSSFSQDGKQLSLICTLRHTKEEAEGAIVFLCKDRSSGCFPETSLRQLRLRRDPREDGISERSSQLVFTINHATPSDSGTYQCCATRQRPDMRLQGHFFSVLVTEAGNYTVKGLKQRRHPEFTHSQGTPSSGFLQKVWVMLATSLLALQAL